From the Lathyrus oleraceus cultivar Zhongwan6 chromosome 4, CAAS_Psat_ZW6_1.0, whole genome shotgun sequence genome, one window contains:
- the LOC127074372 gene encoding LOB domain-containing protein 38, protein MSCNGCRVLRKGCSESCILRPCLQWIDTPEAQGHATVFVAKFFGRAGLMSFISNVPEPQRPALFQSLLFEACGRTVNPVNGAVGLLWTGNWHVCQAAVETVLRGGTLRPLPELTGMNAPPVASDEASEAEDAGTDAIWRIRDPNPNFRLPSTRSNNKVSSGVKRRRSEDFVKIPAAINLDLRLTPIFQQKGLENRQPGSPSMTSEESVTTTACLEAGIGEKWTHGGDRKVLNLFI, encoded by the exons ATGAGTTGCAATGGCTGCCGTGTTCTCCGAAAGGGTTGCAGTGAGTCGTGTATTTTGCGACCTTGTTTGCAGTGGATTGATACTCCAGAAGCTCAGGGTCACGCCACTGTCTTCGTAGCCAAATTCTTTGGTCGCGCGGGTCTCATGTCTTTCATTTCAAATGTCCCTGAACCACAAAGACCGG CTCTGTTTCAGTCTTTACTATTTGAAGCGTGTGGGAGAACGGTTAATCCTGTAAACGGTGCCGTGGGACTTCTCTGGACTGGAAACTGGCACGTGTGTCAGGCAGCGGTCGAGACTGTTCTTCGCGGCGGGACGCTTAGGCCTTTACCGGAGCTGACAGGTATGAACGCGCCTCCTGTCGCGTCTGATGAAGCATCGGAAGCGGAAGACGCCGGCACAGACGCCATTTGGAGGATCCGAGATCCGAATCCGAATTTTCGGTTACCAAGCACTCGATCTAACAATAAGGTCTCTTCTGGTGTCAAACGCAGGCGATCGGAGGATTTTGTGAAGATTCCTGCCGCGATTAACCTTGATCTCCGATTGACGCCGATTTTTCAGCAGAAAGGACTTGAGAACCGCCAGCCTGGATCGCCGTCGATGACGTCAGAAGAATCCGTGACTACGACGGCGTGCTTGGAGGCTGGGATCGGAGAAAAATGGACTCACGGCGGTGATAGGAAAGTTCTCAACCTTTTCATATGA